GTTGAGCACGCTGCCCTTGCTTTTTTGCAGGTGGGGCAGGCATTCGCGCATGGTGATCAGCGGTGCGCGGGTGTTCAGTGCATGCATCAGGTCAAACTTTTTGGTGTCTGTCAAAGCCAATGGCGTGACCCCTAAAAAGCCGGCGTTGTTGACCAGCAGGTCGATGCCGCCGAATCTGTCTACTGTTGCTTCAATGGCCCGTTTCAATTGCGTTTCGTCGCGAGCATCGGTGGCCACCGGCAGGGCCTGACCACCGGCATCCACCACTTCCTGCGCCACGGAGTGAATGGTGCCAGGCAATTTTGGGTTGGGCGTATCCGACTTGGCGGCAATCGTGATGTTGGCGCCAAGTTGTGCCAGCTTCAAAATGATTTCCCGCCCAATGCCCCGGCTGCCGCCGGTGATGAACACTGTTTTACCTGACCAGCTTCCCATGGTGTCTCCGCGAATCAATTCAATCGAACGTTCAGTTTAATATGACATATTGTTCGTGTTCAATTCGCATTGGTGGAAATTGTTGGTTTTCTTTCTGGAAATGTTTTTTGTTGAAGCTCTGCCACGGCAAGTTCTTGTGCTTGCCGACCCCAGCGAATTTGAAGCTGTGCCGATGGCCCGGTGCTGCGCAGTGCAAGGTGAACTACCGCTTGAGCTGGCACGTAAAGTAAGGCAAGCAAAGGACCCGTGGGTGAATGCAGACCAAGTTTTCTGAACAAGCCGGGCCCGAGCAGGTACCACGACGAGCTGAGGTGTTTCAGGTAAGCGAACCGCTGGCGAATGGTTTCAAGGCGAGGATAGGTTCGACTTAATGGTTCACCAGCCAGTGCAGCGGCCAGCCTGTGGGTGGATTCATCGGGTGGAGAATGCGTAAACAGGAACTGCCGAAGCCTGACCAGTGCCTGTTGTTCTGTGTCAACCAACCATTCTTCCTTGACCCCCATCTGCCAGCCAATCAGTTTCCACAATTGCATCACGGCCAGCGAATTGCGCGGGGTGACCACAATGCCGCATTTTCTTAAACCCAACAGCATGACTGCGCTGAAGCCCAGGTAAGTGGCGGCCATGTCAACCTGGTTGATCGGCAAGCCCCACTGTTGTGAATCCCACTGCTCATTGTTTTTCAATTGATGACGCACCAGCGCGTGTACCCAACGCACCCGCAATGTGGCGTGAAGGCCCGGATTGCCCGGCAGGTTGGCCTGGTGGCTGACCACCTTGAGCCACCACTGCGCGGTACCTGCCAGCCTGGGTGCTGCACCTTTTTCCAGTTCGCCGGTCAGGATCAAGGTTTTGTTGAAGGCCACCATGAGGTAGCCGCCCATCAGGGCCATGTCGCGCAGTACATCCGTGGCTGTGCGGCCGGTGCTGTGGATGAAATCCACCCCTTCGTTAATCAAGGTGGTGTCGACCCAGGCTGGAAGCGCTGTAGCCTGTCGCAACAGGTGGTGCAAGGCATCGCTGCCTTCAAGGGTCTGTGGATCGGGGGCGTTAAAAGCTTGGTGAAATTCCCGCCAGTCAGATTTGCCCGGTGATTCGGCCAGGCGGGCCTGCACATATGCGTCCATAACCGGGTCGCCTTCAAACAAACCCGATTGCAGTTGGCTGTATTCGGCCGCGGTGGGTGCGAAGGCGCGCCCCAATAATTTTTGTACCCACCAGGGCGTGTTGATTTGAGTGTGCGCGAATACACGAAGCCTGGATGGGGAGGTGAGTTCGCCTGGGGTCATGGTCGCACATTGTTGAGCTGTAGAAGTACCCAGACTAAAGCGAATTTTCAGTCGCATTCAAGTCGCATTTCGAGGGTTTAAATAGCCGCGGGTTTCGTTGTGTATTTCATACTGAGGCGAAATATTGCCTTTCATTTTCAACAACTTGTTCCTATAATTCGCTTCCCCTGTGTTTCAATCGGAGCATGCCATGAAACCTAGAAACCACGTGGCCATTCAGGCCAAGGTGCGGGGTGGCGCAGGTGCCCACCGCAAAACCACCAAGCAAAGCCGCTGTGCACAAAAGGCGGCAGTTCAAAAAGAACTGATTGCAATCAAAAAGGCCAGTCCGAAAGATTGGCCTTTTTCTTGGGTACTGCACTAATGCCGTTTCGTGTGGCGTTGGAAAATCGCAGCCCAGCTGTTTTTAACACGGGCCGGCATGTGTTGGTGGACGCTTCCGGTGCAGGGCAGGGGCGGTATTGCATGGCGGCGGTGTGCATGGAAAACGGTTCGGTCATGCAAATGCACAGCAAACCTTCTGAGGCCTTTACTTCGGTGCTCGCTGAACAGGAATGCATTGAATGGGCGTCTGATATCTGGCCCAATGCGCTTGTGTGGAATGACTGTATTCCGGCCATTGAACAGGTGTTGCTGGAAAAGCCCGCTTTGCAGGGGTGGGTGTATTGGCCCACACCCCGCATGCGAAAACCTTTTCATGACTTGGTGCATCAGTTGTCGGTGAAAGCGAGAGAAATTGCAGAGCCAACCCAGTGGATTCTCTCTGAAGGTTTTTCATTCAGTGAGTGCAACTTGGTTTCTACAAACGCTACAAACTAACGTTGAAAAAACAGCAAGGCACTTACATTTTTTCAATTCCGGGGTCTGCCCGCTCAATAATCGTTTTCACAGCCATGCCTTTGGGCAAGGCGCCATAGTTGTGTATGCCTTGTGTTGCAAGGCGACTGGAGCAAAATGCCTCGCTGACCTCTGAAGGGGCATGACGCACCAGCAGAGAAGCCTCAAACGCCAATGCCATTTGATCGACCATGGTGCGTGCGCTGTACTGCAGGCCATGCATGTCGGTTGGGTTCAATTGCATGAATTGTTTGTTCAGTGCATCTAGGTATGTATCAAGAATCGAATTGCCGCCCCGCGCCTTGTTCAGTTCCGCATTGAAAGCCATGAGCACGGCGGGCGTTTTGCCAATCGCGCGCAGCACATCGAGGCACTGCACATTGCCACTGCCTTCCCAAATCGGGTTGATGACGCTTTCACGGAACAGGCGCGGGTAAATCGAGTTCTCCATGACGCCACTGCCACCAATACATTCCATGATTTCATAGCTGTGTTGGGGCGCACGCTTGCAGATCCAGTACTTGCCCACTGCTGTGGCTAGTCGCGCCAGGTTGGCTTCGTGTTCATCCGTGTCTTTCAGATCAAGTGCACGGGCCATACGCATGGAAAAGGCCATGGCGCCTTCATATTCCAGTTGCAGGTCGGCCAATACATTCTGCATCAGCGGTTGATCAATCAGCTTGGCACCGAAAGCACCCCGCTGTTTGCAATGGTGAATGGCATTTGCAAGGCCCGCGCGCATCAGGCCTGCTGACGCACCCATGCAATCGAAGCGTGTCAAGCTGACCATTTCAATGATGGTGGGCACGCCACGGCCTTCCTCGCCAATCAGCCAGCCCTGCGCGCCGCGAAATTCCACTTCGCTCGATGCATTGGATTTGTTGCCCATCTTGTCTTTCAGGCGAATCACGTTCAATGCATTCTTGGTGCCATCGGGTAACCAGCGGGGTACAGCAAAGCACGACACGCCAGCATCTGTCTGGGCCAGAATCAAAAACACATCGCACATTGGGGCAGAAAGAAACCACTTGTGACCCACCAGTGAATACATTTGTCCCGCGCCGGGTTGGTTCACCGGGGTGGCCTGCGTGCTGTTGGCGCGCACGTCAGACCCACCCTGTTTTTCCGTCATGCCCATGCCCACGGTCAATGACAGTTTTTCATCAAAGGGTACATTGCGCGGGTCGTAACCGCGATTCAGGATTTTCGATTCAAAAATTGCAGCCACTTCGGGCTGCAAGCGGAAACTGGGGATGGACGCAAAGGTCATGGTCACCGGGCAACCGTGGCCTGCTTCCACCTGGCTTTGAATGAAAGCCTTGGCGCCACGCACCACATGGGCACCTTCCCGCGGGTTGGTCCAGGGCTGGCTGTGCAAACCTTCTTCCAGGGCCGATTTCATCAGTTCATGGTAGGCACCGTGATAGCGCACTGCATCCACCCGGTTGCCGAACCGATCGTGTGTGTCCAGTTCCGGTGTGTATTTGTTGGCCAAAAAGCCAAGCTCGAGGTATTCGGGTTTGCCGCATTTGTCGCCAAATGCAGAAATTTCACCCAAGCCCCA
The nucleotide sequence above comes from Limnobacter thiooxidans. Encoded proteins:
- a CDS encoding SDR family oxidoreductase produces the protein MGSWSGKTVFITGGSRGIGREIILKLAQLGANITIAAKSDTPNPKLPGTIHSVAQEVVDAGGQALPVATDARDETQLKRAIEATVDRFGGIDLLVNNAGFLGVTPLALTDTKKFDLMHALNTRAPLITMRECLPHLQKSKGSVLNLCPPLNMDEGWLGAFIPYTSTKYSMTLLSMGFQQEVKAKGIDVKTLWPATLIATAAVGMFSGDEGLSVSRKAEIMADAALALVSDRERFASKVSWLDEEVLRETGVTDFACYANNPERVADIQRDFYIGKF
- a CDS encoding oxygenase MpaB family protein, producing the protein MRLKIRFSLGTSTAQQCATMTPGELTSPSRLRVFAHTQINTPWWVQKLLGRAFAPTAAEYSQLQSGLFEGDPVMDAYVQARLAESPGKSDWREFHQAFNAPDPQTLEGSDALHHLLRQATALPAWVDTTLINEGVDFIHSTGRTATDVLRDMALMGGYLMVAFNKTLILTGELEKGAAPRLAGTAQWWLKVVSHQANLPGNPGLHATLRVRWVHALVRHQLKNNEQWDSQQWGLPINQVDMAATYLGFSAVMLLGLRKCGIVVTPRNSLAVMQLWKLIGWQMGVKEEWLVDTEQQALVRLRQFLFTHSPPDESTHRLAAALAGEPLSRTYPRLETIRQRFAYLKHLSSSWYLLGPGLFRKLGLHSPTGPLLALLYVPAQAVVHLALRSTGPSAQLQIRWGRQAQELAVAELQQKTFPERKPTISTNAN
- a CDS encoding acyl-CoA dehydrogenase family protein; the protein is MKTAKELHTTASIGETHRVHNVASELHSYNLFTTDAALLEGVKREGGEWGLGEISAFGDKCGKPEYLELGFLANKYTPELDTHDRFGNRVDAVRYHGAYHELMKSALEEGLHSQPWTNPREGAHVVRGAKAFIQSQVEAGHGCPVTMTFASIPSFRLQPEVAAIFESKILNRGYDPRNVPFDEKLSLTVGMGMTEKQGGSDVRANSTQATPVNQPGAGQMYSLVGHKWFLSAPMCDVFLILAQTDAGVSCFAVPRWLPDGTKNALNVIRLKDKMGNKSNASSEVEFRGAQGWLIGEEGRGVPTIIEMVSLTRFDCMGASAGLMRAGLANAIHHCKQRGAFGAKLIDQPLMQNVLADLQLEYEGAMAFSMRMARALDLKDTDEHEANLARLATAVGKYWICKRAPQHSYEIMECIGGSGVMENSIYPRLFRESVINPIWEGSGNVQCLDVLRAIGKTPAVLMAFNAELNKARGGNSILDTYLDALNKQFMQLNPTDMHGLQYSARTMVDQMALAFEASLLVRHAPSEVSEAFCSSRLATQGIHNYGALPKGMAVKTIIERADPGIEKM